Proteins encoded together in one Miscanthus floridulus cultivar M001 chromosome 16, ASM1932011v1, whole genome shotgun sequence window:
- the LOC136510086 gene encoding WUSCHEL-related homeobox 12-like encodes MASSNRHWPSMYRSSLACNFQQPQPDMNNGGKSSLMSSRCEENGGRNPEPRPRWNPRPEQIRIMEGIFNSGMVNPSRDEIRRIRLQLQEYGPVGDANVFYWFQNRKSRTKHKLRAAGQLQPSARATLARASALAPVPAAVTPPRHHLHLVAAAPVAPTSSSSSSSDRSSGSSSKSVTPTTTTAVVLASPVVVQGVMPTTAMDLLTPLTPSAAALAARQLYYQYHNQIMAPATAQPMPDLMIASPEPLLPQWQQGGQHYLPSTELGGVLGGHTHTHEPTAMHRAAVSLSPSVLFGLCNEALGQDCADISIVSKGLGHGQFWNNTCGGSDVSSSKTDAVSAVLRDDEKARLGLLHCYGLGAATTAAAAATLADAGTYTAAMLLPSSAPSNAAAATSAAVLTDQLQGLLDAGLLIGETPTATLVAVARDAVTCAATATAQFSVPAMRLDVKGAFGEAALLARHTGEAVPVDESGVTVEPLQQDTLYYVLMATNN; translated from the exons ATGGCGTCCTCGAACAGGCACTGGCCGAGCATGTACAGGTCCAGCCTCGCCTGCAACTTCCAGCAGCCGCAGCCTGACATGAACAACGGCGGCAAGTCCTCACTCATGTCCTCAA GGTGCGAGGAGAACGGCGGAAGGAATCCGGAGCCCAGGCCGCGGTGGAACCCGCGGCCGGAGCAGATCAGGATCATGGAAGGGATCTTCAACTCCGGCATGGTGAACCCGTCGCGCGACGAGATCCGCCGCATCCGGCTCCAGCTGCAGGAGTACGGCCCCGTCGGCGACGCCAACGTCTTCTACTGGTTCCAGAACCGCAAGTCCCGCACCAAGCACAAGCTGCGCGCCGCGGGGCAGCTGCAGCCGTCCGCCCGCGCCACTCTGGCGCGCGCGAGCGCCCTGGCGCCGGTTCCCGCCGCCGTGACGCCTCCGAGGCACCACCTGCATCTCGTGGCGGCTGCTCCCGTGGCGCccacgtcctcgtcctcgtcgtcctccgacCGGTCCTCAGGGTCGTCGAGCAAGTCGGTGACGCCGACGACC ACAACAGCCGTCGTGCTTGCGTCACCGGTTGTCGTCCAGGGCGTGATGCCGACGACGGCCATGGACCTGCTTACGCCGCTGACACCGTCGGCGGCGGCTCTGGCCGCACGCCAACTCTACTACCAGTACCACAACCAGATCATGGCGCCTGCTACCGCGCAGCCAATGCCCGATCTGATGATCGCATCCCCCGAGCCACTCCTTCCGCAGTGGCAGCAAGGCGGACAGCACTACCTGCCGTCCACCGAGCTcggcggcgtcctcggcggcCACACCCACACGCACGAGCCGACGGCCATGCACAGGGCCGCCGTTTCACTCTCACCCAGCGTGCTCTTTGGCCTGTGCAACGAAGCTCTAGGGCAAGACTGCGCCGACATCAGCATCGTCTCCAAGGGACTCGGCCATGGCCAGTTCTGGAACAACACCTGCGGCGGTTCTGATGTGAGCAGTAGCAAGACCGACGCCGTGAGCGCCGTGCTCAGGGACGACGAGAAGGCCAGGCTGGGGTTACTCCACTGCTACGGCTTGGGCGCGGCGACGACAGCTGCCGCGGCTGCCACTCTTGCAGATGCCGGTACGTATACGGCGGCCATGCTGCTTCCAAGCTCTGCGCCGAGCAACGCCGCCGCGGCCACGAGCGCCGCCGTACTCACCGACCAGTTGCAAG GGCTGTTGGATGCTGGGCTGCTGATCGGGGAGACGCCGACGGCGACGTTGGTGGCCGTGGCGCGGGACGCCGTGACGTGCGCGGCCACCGCAACCGCGCAGTTCAGCGTGCCGGCGATGCGCCTGGACGTGAAGGGGGCGTTCGGCGAGGCCGCCTTGCTGGCGCGCCACACCGGCGAGGCGGTCCCCGTCGACGAGTCCGGCGTCACTGTGGAGCCGCTCCAGCAGGACACTCTCTACTACGTGCTCATG GCGACTAACAACTGA